A window of Lagopus muta isolate bLagMut1 chromosome 14, bLagMut1 primary, whole genome shotgun sequence contains these coding sequences:
- the SLC4A9 gene encoding anion exchange protein 4 isoform X1, with protein sequence MRAEVPGLASTAPAVQPGQGDSATHSSKLLHTAVSHSIFSPSISSAAERISAILQQEEVGDRKWPPLFVQLNELFSTASGLAWRETARWIKFEEKVEDGGERWSTPHVPVLHLHSLFELRTCLQEGTVLLDLDAHSFKEIIEKALSAQPDVWDPELQDCLEALLLCQPLHRTTTAPLRVLTELSLAPCREKAKSCPEPRTQFSETPLKEQLRNRFKKKLLPGAEVASVMVGEVDFLKKPFPVFLRLREAVTLGSLAEVALPSRFLFILLGPQVKAKAYHEIGRAMATLLTDELFQRIAWQAKHQEDLIAGIDEFLDELTVLPPGKWDPSDRIPPPRCLSSPNKRISMHLREWKSHCNGNTTAAKDRPSLAHLHTSEELERTGRLFGGLIQDIRRKAYWYRSDFSDAMHIQCLSAVLYIYLATVTNAITFGGMLGDATANMQGVLESFLGTAFAGSIFCLFSGQPLTILSSTGPVLVFERLLFSFSEDYGLDYLEFRLWIGLWVAFFGLVLVATEASHLVQYFTRFTEEGFCALISLIFIYDSLKKMLSLAEAFPINWHYRADDVTLYSCTCNLSVPGHVTAGNNTLSPPTTTLQQPPAALAALSRAQCLGRGGHLQGSSCPYVPDIALMSFLLFGGTFLCCTTLKHFKSSRYFPTGFRKLVSDFSIILAILIFCAIDAALGLETPKLLVPSELKPTNPMRGWIVFPFGANPWWICLASVVPAILVTILIFMDQQITAVILNRKEYKLQKGAGFHLDFLCVSLLMIVTSVMGLPWYVSATVISLAHMESLRKESTASAPGEQPEFLGIREQRLTGLVVFILTGVSVFMAPILKYIPMPVLYGVFLHMGVAALNSIQFTDRVRLLLMPAKHQPDHLYLRHVPLHRVHLFTFIQLLCLAILWVIKSTAAAIVFPVMLLALVGIRKALEFIFSLHDLSWLDNIMPAAARKEAEGKQRRKQEEQESNSDEESELMHRQGREINISVN encoded by the exons aTGAGAGCCGAAGTGCCTGGGCTGGCCAGCACGGctccagctgtgcagcctgggcagGGAGACTCTGCAACCCACAGCTCCAAACTTCTCCACACAGCAGTCAGCCATAGCATCTTCTCACCGAGCATCTCCTCGGCAGCTGAGCGCATCAgtgccatcctgcagcaggaagaggtGGGGGACCGAAAGTGGCCACCGCTGTTCGTCCAGCTCAATGAGCTGTTCAGCACTGCGTCAGGCCTGGCGTGGAGAGAGACAGCTAG GTGGATTAAATTTGAGGAGAAGGTGGAAGATGGAGGGGAGCGCTGGAGCACACCTCATGTCCCAGTACTCCACCTGCACAGCCTCTTTGAGCTGAGGACGTGTCTGCAGGAGGGGACAGTGCTGCTGGATCTGGATGCCCACAGTTTCAAGGAAATAATCG AAAAAGCACTCTCTGCACAGCCTGATGTATGGGATCCTGAGCTGCAGGACTGCCTGGAAGCTTTGCTGCTTTGCCAGCCGCTGCACCGAACCACCACAGCCCCGCTGCGTGTGCTCACAGAGCTCAGCCTTGCTCCCTGCAGAG agaagGCCAAATCCTGCCCTGAGCCCAGAACCCAGTTCTCAGAAACGCCTCTCAAGGAGCAG CTGAGAAACCGATTTAAGAAGAAGCTTCTGCCAGGGGCCGAAGTAGCCAGCGTTATGGTTGGGGAAGTCGACTTCCTGAAGAAGCCATTTCCCGTCTTCCTTCGCTTAAGAGAGGCTGTGACCCTTGGCTCACTGGCTGAAGTTGCCCTCCCCAGCAG gtttcttttcattctgctgGGCCCTCAAGTCAAAGCGAAAGCCTACCATGAGATTGGAAGGGCTATGGCCACATTGCTGACAGATGAG CTCTTCCAAAGGATTGCCTGGCAGGCTAAGCACCAAGAAGACCTCATCGCAGGGATTGATGAGTTTCTGGATGAACTGACTGTGCTTCCTCCAGGAAAATGGGACCCCAGTGACCGAATTCCTCCACCACGCTGCCTGTCGTCCCCAAACAAGAG GATCTCCATGCACCTGCGGGAGTGGAAATCTCACTGCAATGGGAACACAACTGCTGCCAAGGACAGGCCTAGCCTGGCCCACCTGCATACCAGTGAGGAGCTGGAGAGGACAGGAAG ACTCTTTGGGGGGCTGATCCAAGACATCCGAAGGAAGGCATACTGGTATCGCAGTGATTTCTCTGATGCCATGCACATCCAGTGCCTCTCAGCAGTTCTCTACATCTACCTGGCAACGGTCACCAATGCCATCACCTTTGGGGGCATGCTGGGGGACGCAACAGCCAACATGCAG GGTGTACTGGAGAGCTTCCTGGGCACTGCCTTTGCTGGCTCCatcttctgcctcttctccGGCCAGCCCCTGACCATCCTGAGCAGCACCGGCCCAGTTCTGGTCTTTGAGcgtctcctcttctccttcagcGA GGACTATGGTCTGGACTACCTGGAGTTTCGCCTTTGGATTGGGCTCTGGGTGGCCTTCTTCGGCTTGGTTTTGGTGGCCACTGAAGCGAGTCACCTGGTGCAGTACTTCACCCGCTTCACTGAGGAAGGCTTTTGTGCCCTGATCAGCTTGATCTTCATCTATGACTCTCTAAAGAAGATGTTGAGCCTGGCGGAAGCCTTCCCCATCAACTGGCACTACCGGGCTGATGATGTGACCTTGTACAGCTGCACCTGCAACTTATCTGTCCCAG GACACGTCACAGCAGGCAACAACACACTGTCTCCTCCAACTACAACCCTGCAACAG cctcctgcagccttGGCTGCACTGAGCCGGGCCCAGTGCCTGGGCCGAGGAGGCCACCTCCAGGGGAGCAGCTGCCCGTACGTGCCTGACATTGCCCTCATGTCCTTCCTCCTCTTTGGAGGcaccttcctctgctgcacCACGCTCAAGCACTTCAAGAGCAGCCGCTACTTCCCCACAGGG TTTCGGAAGCTGGTGAGTGACTTCTCCATCATCCTGGCCATCCTCATCTTCTGTGCCATCGATGCGGCTCTTGGTCTGGAGACCCCCAAGCTCCTGGTTCCCAGCGAGCTGAAG CCCACAAATCCCATGAGGGGCTGGATCGTCTTCCCCTTTGGAGCCAACCCCTGGTGGATCTGCCTGGCATCTGTGGTGCCTGCCATCCTTGTCACCATCCTCATTTTCATGGACCAGCAGATCACAGCTGTCATTCTTAACCGCAAGGAATACAAACTGCAG AAAGGGGCAGGCTTTCACCTGGACTTCCTCTGCGTCTCGCTGCTGATGATTGTCACCTCTGTGATGGGCCTCCCCTGGTACGTATCGGCCACTGTCATCTCCCTGGCACACATGGAGAGCCTCAGGAAGGAGAGCACTGCCTCAGCTCCAGGCGAGCAGCCCGAGTTCCTGGGCATCAG ggagcagaggtTGACCGGCCTGGTGGTCTTCATCCTGACGGGAGTCTCTGTCTTCATGGCACCCATTCTCAAG TATATCCCAATGCCAGTGCTTTATGGGGTCTTTCTGCACATGGGAGTGGCAGCTCTGAACAGCATCCAG TTCACGGACCGAGTGCGGCTGCTTCTGATGCCTGCAAAACACCAGCCAGATCACCTCTACCTCCGCCATGTGCCACTGCACCGGGTGCACCTCTTCACCTTCAtccagctgctgtgcctggccATTCTCTGGGTCATCAAGTCCACTGCGGCTGCCATTGTTTTCCCAGTGATG CTGCTGGCCCTGGTGGGGATTCGGAAGGCACTTGAGTTCATCTTCTCCCTGCATGACCTGAGCTGGCTGGATAACATTatgcctgcagcagccaggaaggAGGCAGAGGGGAAACAGCGCaggaagcaggaggagcaggaaagCAACAGTGATGAAGAG TCTGAGCTGATGCATCGCCAGGGACGAGAGATCAACATCTCCGTGAATTAG
- the SLC4A9 gene encoding anion exchange protein 4 isoform X2 yields the protein MRAEVPGLASTAPAVQPGQGDSATHSSKLLHTAVSHSIFSPSISSAAERISAILQQEEVGDRKWPPLFVQLNELFSTASGLAWRETARWIKFEEKVEDGGERWSTPHVPVLHLHSLFELRTCLQEGTVLLDLDAHSFKEIIEKALSAQPDVWDPELQDCLEALLLCQPLHRTTTAPLRVLTELSLAPCREKAKSCPEPRTQFSETPLKEQLRNRFKKKLLPGAEVASVMVGEVDFLKKPFPVFLRLREAVTLGSLAEVALPSRFLFILLGPQVKAKAYHEIGRAMATLLTDELFQRIAWQAKHQEDLIAGIDEFLDELTVLPPGKWDPSDRIPPPRCLSSPNKRISMHLREWKSHCNGNTTAAKDRPSLAHLHTSEELERTGRLFGGLIQDIRRKAYWYRSDFSDAMHIQCLSAVLYIYLATVTNAITFGGMLGDATANMQGVLESFLGTAFAGSIFCLFSGQPLTILSSTGPVLVFERLLFSFSEDYGLDYLEFRLWIGLWVAFFGLVLVATEASHLVQYFTRFTEEGFCALISLIFIYDSLKKMLSLAEAFPINWHYRADDVTLYSCTCNLSVPGHVTAGNNTLSPPTTTLQQPPAALAALSRAQCLGRGGHLQGSSCPYVPDIALMSFLLFGGTFLCCTTLKHFKSSRYFPTGFRKLVSDFSIILAILIFCAIDAALGLETPKLLVPSELKPTNPMRGWIVFPFGANPWWICLASVVPAILVTILIFMDQQITAVILNRKEYKLQKGAGFHLDFLCVSLLMIVTSVMGLPWEQRLTGLVVFILTGVSVFMAPILKYIPMPVLYGVFLHMGVAALNSIQFTDRVRLLLMPAKHQPDHLYLRHVPLHRVHLFTFIQLLCLAILWVIKSTAAAIVFPVMLLALVGIRKALEFIFSLHDLSWLDNIMPAAARKEAEGKQRRKQEEQESNSDEESELMHRQGREINISVN from the exons aTGAGAGCCGAAGTGCCTGGGCTGGCCAGCACGGctccagctgtgcagcctgggcagGGAGACTCTGCAACCCACAGCTCCAAACTTCTCCACACAGCAGTCAGCCATAGCATCTTCTCACCGAGCATCTCCTCGGCAGCTGAGCGCATCAgtgccatcctgcagcaggaagaggtGGGGGACCGAAAGTGGCCACCGCTGTTCGTCCAGCTCAATGAGCTGTTCAGCACTGCGTCAGGCCTGGCGTGGAGAGAGACAGCTAG GTGGATTAAATTTGAGGAGAAGGTGGAAGATGGAGGGGAGCGCTGGAGCACACCTCATGTCCCAGTACTCCACCTGCACAGCCTCTTTGAGCTGAGGACGTGTCTGCAGGAGGGGACAGTGCTGCTGGATCTGGATGCCCACAGTTTCAAGGAAATAATCG AAAAAGCACTCTCTGCACAGCCTGATGTATGGGATCCTGAGCTGCAGGACTGCCTGGAAGCTTTGCTGCTTTGCCAGCCGCTGCACCGAACCACCACAGCCCCGCTGCGTGTGCTCACAGAGCTCAGCCTTGCTCCCTGCAGAG agaagGCCAAATCCTGCCCTGAGCCCAGAACCCAGTTCTCAGAAACGCCTCTCAAGGAGCAG CTGAGAAACCGATTTAAGAAGAAGCTTCTGCCAGGGGCCGAAGTAGCCAGCGTTATGGTTGGGGAAGTCGACTTCCTGAAGAAGCCATTTCCCGTCTTCCTTCGCTTAAGAGAGGCTGTGACCCTTGGCTCACTGGCTGAAGTTGCCCTCCCCAGCAG gtttcttttcattctgctgGGCCCTCAAGTCAAAGCGAAAGCCTACCATGAGATTGGAAGGGCTATGGCCACATTGCTGACAGATGAG CTCTTCCAAAGGATTGCCTGGCAGGCTAAGCACCAAGAAGACCTCATCGCAGGGATTGATGAGTTTCTGGATGAACTGACTGTGCTTCCTCCAGGAAAATGGGACCCCAGTGACCGAATTCCTCCACCACGCTGCCTGTCGTCCCCAAACAAGAG GATCTCCATGCACCTGCGGGAGTGGAAATCTCACTGCAATGGGAACACAACTGCTGCCAAGGACAGGCCTAGCCTGGCCCACCTGCATACCAGTGAGGAGCTGGAGAGGACAGGAAG ACTCTTTGGGGGGCTGATCCAAGACATCCGAAGGAAGGCATACTGGTATCGCAGTGATTTCTCTGATGCCATGCACATCCAGTGCCTCTCAGCAGTTCTCTACATCTACCTGGCAACGGTCACCAATGCCATCACCTTTGGGGGCATGCTGGGGGACGCAACAGCCAACATGCAG GGTGTACTGGAGAGCTTCCTGGGCACTGCCTTTGCTGGCTCCatcttctgcctcttctccGGCCAGCCCCTGACCATCCTGAGCAGCACCGGCCCAGTTCTGGTCTTTGAGcgtctcctcttctccttcagcGA GGACTATGGTCTGGACTACCTGGAGTTTCGCCTTTGGATTGGGCTCTGGGTGGCCTTCTTCGGCTTGGTTTTGGTGGCCACTGAAGCGAGTCACCTGGTGCAGTACTTCACCCGCTTCACTGAGGAAGGCTTTTGTGCCCTGATCAGCTTGATCTTCATCTATGACTCTCTAAAGAAGATGTTGAGCCTGGCGGAAGCCTTCCCCATCAACTGGCACTACCGGGCTGATGATGTGACCTTGTACAGCTGCACCTGCAACTTATCTGTCCCAG GACACGTCACAGCAGGCAACAACACACTGTCTCCTCCAACTACAACCCTGCAACAG cctcctgcagccttGGCTGCACTGAGCCGGGCCCAGTGCCTGGGCCGAGGAGGCCACCTCCAGGGGAGCAGCTGCCCGTACGTGCCTGACATTGCCCTCATGTCCTTCCTCCTCTTTGGAGGcaccttcctctgctgcacCACGCTCAAGCACTTCAAGAGCAGCCGCTACTTCCCCACAGGG TTTCGGAAGCTGGTGAGTGACTTCTCCATCATCCTGGCCATCCTCATCTTCTGTGCCATCGATGCGGCTCTTGGTCTGGAGACCCCCAAGCTCCTGGTTCCCAGCGAGCTGAAG CCCACAAATCCCATGAGGGGCTGGATCGTCTTCCCCTTTGGAGCCAACCCCTGGTGGATCTGCCTGGCATCTGTGGTGCCTGCCATCCTTGTCACCATCCTCATTTTCATGGACCAGCAGATCACAGCTGTCATTCTTAACCGCAAGGAATACAAACTGCAG AAAGGGGCAGGCTTTCACCTGGACTTCCTCTGCGTCTCGCTGCTGATGATTGTCACCTCTGTGATGGGCCTCCCCTG ggagcagaggtTGACCGGCCTGGTGGTCTTCATCCTGACGGGAGTCTCTGTCTTCATGGCACCCATTCTCAAG TATATCCCAATGCCAGTGCTTTATGGGGTCTTTCTGCACATGGGAGTGGCAGCTCTGAACAGCATCCAG TTCACGGACCGAGTGCGGCTGCTTCTGATGCCTGCAAAACACCAGCCAGATCACCTCTACCTCCGCCATGTGCCACTGCACCGGGTGCACCTCTTCACCTTCAtccagctgctgtgcctggccATTCTCTGGGTCATCAAGTCCACTGCGGCTGCCATTGTTTTCCCAGTGATG CTGCTGGCCCTGGTGGGGATTCGGAAGGCACTTGAGTTCATCTTCTCCCTGCATGACCTGAGCTGGCTGGATAACATTatgcctgcagcagccaggaaggAGGCAGAGGGGAAACAGCGCaggaagcaggaggagcaggaaagCAACAGTGATGAAGAG TCTGAGCTGATGCATCGCCAGGGACGAGAGATCAACATCTCCGTGAATTAG